Within Methanomassiliicoccales archaeon, the genomic segment CATCCCATGGCCTGTCAGATTCACAACTGGGAAAAATCCATCGTCCTTGATGCTCCTCTCTATGGCACCGCCCAGGGTGCTCACCGTCACGCCTTCCCCTATGATCTCAAGGGCGATAGCGAGTGCCCTTTTTGACGACTCTATGAGATCCTGATAGTTCCTTGTACCCACCTCAACGGTGATGGCGGTATCCCCGATGTAACCTTCCACATGTGCCCCCACGTCGAGCTTGACCACATCCCCGTTTACGAATCTCTTGTCGTCGGTGGAGCTCGGCGTGTAATGTGCCGCAATCTCGTTTACGCTGATGTTGACTGGAAACGCTGGTTCTCCTCCACCGTTCCTAATGATCTCCTCTACCTCCTCGGCGACCTCAAGGTAGCTGACGCCTTCGTCAATGAGTTCGTATCCTATGTCCCTAGCCTCGGAGGATATGGCGCCGGCCTTCCTCAGGGCCGCCACCATATTATCATTCATTCAAAACCGCCATGATCTCTTCTAGGGATATGGGTCCTTTCCTGATTACCTCCAGACCGCCGTTGTTCAGCTGCACTATGGTAGATGGTTTCCCCAGTTTGGGAACACCGCAATCCAGGTAGAAGCGTACAGCATCACCCAGCTCCTGCATTACCTCCGTGGTGCTGAGGGGGTTGGGTTTGGAGTGTATGTTCGCGCTGGTCGAAGTAAGAGGACCGAATTGTTCGATCAGTCTCAGGGCAAATGGTTGGTCGGGTATCCTTACCCCGACCTCCATCGAGGCGGAGGTGAGAATGTCAGGAATGACGGGTCGCTTGGTGACAAGAAGGGTCAAAGGTCCCGGCATGAATTTCTTGACTAGCTTACGCTCCCTGTCGTCTAAAATGGCGATCTGCTCAAGCATGTTGAGGTCCCTTACCGCTACGGACAAGGGCATGTCGAACGGCCTCTTCTTCACCATGTAAACCTTCTTGACCGCTCCCTCGTTCAGAGCATTGGCTCCCAGTCCATAAACGGTCTCGGTGGGGTAAACTACAAGTTCCCCAGCTCTCAGGGCTTCTAAGATCTCCTCCATCTTGAACTCGGGAAGATCGCTGTTCGCGCACTCAAGCCTCTCACACTTTATCGTTTCCATTATGACTCCCCTAGACATCCGAGTGCATCGCGGAGATGCCACAGTGCATTCCCCTTAGCGCAGGGACCATGACCGGGATAGAGATCCTTGACCTCCAACCGCCCCAGTCTTATGAGCGATCCTATGAGATCATCGTAATCCCCAGTGGGTAGGTCCCAGCGTCCCACGCCGCCAACAAAGACCGTATCACCCGATATAAGCGTTCCATCCCCTTCACAGAAAAGGGAAAGGCTGCCCACCGAGTGACCTGGGGTATGCATAATAAGGAAGTCCCTTTCACCGGTCGAGATGATGTCCCCCTCCTTCAGAGACTCCACCTCTACCGCCTCCATGGCTTCCCCGAACATGCTGGCTTGGGTTCCCCATGAGTCTCCATTGGCGATCGGTTCTGCGTCCAATTCATGGATCAGGACCGTTGCACCGAGAGCTCTTGCGAGCTTCGCGGCACCCCCTACATGGTCATAGTGCCTGTGGGTAAGGATGATGCGTCCTATGTTCTTGCTGTCCATCAACTTCTCGATCCAATCGAGAACGGATTGGGTGTTTGCTCCCGTACCGGCGTCGATCAGAAAGGGGTCCTCTCCAGTCACCAGGAAGATGTTCGAATCGAACCCCCTTCCAGGGAGATGATGGACGTTCATTTCAGAATTCTGAAGTTTGAGGAGATATATAAGTCCTTTCCTGTTTTCTACCGATGATGAATTGAGGTTCGCCTCAACCGCCCCAGGTTGAACGATAGAGGTATGTATTACGTAGTCAAATCAAGGGCGAGGAATAGGGATGAAGCTTCTAGAGCATCAGGCCAAGGAGCTGTTCAGAGAATATGGTATTCCCACACCCTGTGGTTACCTTGTGGACAACCCCAATGATGTCGATGACCATATCGGGGACTCCGTCATCAAGGCGCAGGTACTCATCGGCGGCAGGGGAAAGGCGGGTGGCATACGCTTCGCGAATGATGCTGAATCTGCGCGTGAGGAGGTGCGAAACGTTCTGGGGATGGATATCAGGGGATTCAAGGTCAGGAGAGTTCTCATCGAGGAAAGACTTCACATTGCCAGGGAGCTCTACATGGGCATAGCTATCGACAGAAGCAGGGGTCTCCCCCTTCTTCTGGCCAGCAAGGAGGGCGGTGTCGAGATCGAGAGCGTTAAGGATGAGCTCATTGGAAGGTGGCATCTTGTTCCCGACGACAAGACCGATGGGATCGTTAATGAGATCACTTCATTCCTTGCACTGAATGGAATGAAAGAACAGGTCGCCCGGCTGGTGGAGTCCCTGTGGAGATTGTTCTGGGATAAGGACTGCGAGCTTGTTGAGATCAATCCCCTGGTCGTAAGGAAGGAGGGCGACATGGTCGCATCAGATGCCAAGATCATAATCAATGATGATGCTCTGTTCAGGCATCCCGAACTTCCTATTGAGGAGGAGGATCTCACGCC encodes:
- a CDS encoding M24 family metallopeptidase, translated to MNDNMVAALRKAGAISSEARDIGYELIDEGVSYLEVAEEVEEIIRNGGGEPAFPVNISVNEIAAHYTPSSTDDKRFVNGDVVKLDVGAHVEGYIGDTAITVEVGTRNYQDLIESSKRALAIALEIIGEGVTVSTLGGAIERSIKDDGFFPVVNLTGHGM
- a CDS encoding threonylcarbamoyl-AMP synthase, which codes for METIKCERLECANSDLPEFKMEEILEALRAGELVVYPTETVYGLGANALNEGAVKKVYMVKKRPFDMPLSVAVRDLNMLEQIAILDDRERKLVKKFMPGPLTLLVTKRPVIPDILTSASMEVGVRIPDQPFALRLIEQFGPLTSTSANIHSKPNPLSTTEVMQELGDAVRFYLDCGVPKLGKPSTIVQLNNGGLEVIRKGPISLEEIMAVLNE
- a CDS encoding ADP-forming succinate--CoA ligase subunit beta; this encodes MKLLEHQAKELFREYGIPTPCGYLVDNPNDVDDHIGDSVIKAQVLIGGRGKAGGIRFANDAESAREEVRNVLGMDIRGFKVRRVLIEERLHIARELYMGIAIDRSRGLPLLLASKEGGVEIESVKDELIGRWHLVPDDKTDGIVNEITSFLALNGMKEQVARLVESLWRLFWDKDCELVEINPLVVRKEGDMVASDAKIIINDDALFRHPELPIEEEDLTPLERRARDKGIAFVQLDGGIGVIANGAGLTMSTLDTLSLYGGKGGVFLDLGGTDDVAQVVEAFRLMVDASPKVILVNIFGGITKCDTVAKGIVQAKESLHISYPMVARIKGVNETEARRILEENGIFALQDLDRACRKASELEAS
- a CDS encoding MBL fold metallo-hydrolase: MNVHHLPGRGFDSNIFLVTGEDPFLIDAGTGANTQSVLDWIEKLMDSKNIGRIILTHRHYDHVGGAAKLARALGATVLIHELDAEPIANGDSWGTQASMFGEAMEAVEVESLKEGDIISTGERDFLIMHTPGHSVGSLSLFCEGDGTLISGDTVFVGGVGRWDLPTGDYDDLIGSLIRLGRLEVKDLYPGHGPCAKGNALWHLRDALGCLGES